The following is a genomic window from Phalacrocorax carbo chromosome 19, bPhaCar2.1, whole genome shotgun sequence.
GGTGGCTGCAGATTGAAATCACCCCCACCCTGAGCTGGATTGTCCCCACCGGGGGGGGGGCCCATCCTGCTCCCACCAAACCATCCCCatccccgcccccagcccccagctctgagctgagaCCTGCCAGCTCGTTGCAGGCGTGGCCAGGCAAACCCGGTGGGCCAGGCTGGGTGGTCCTTTgccatgtccccccccccacagccacagctgcagggtgggggggctgTGGTTTGGGGCGCCCAGCCCTGCatatggggggggtgggggggtgtatCACCCTCACTGAGGCCCTACCTGGTCCCATGGGACCcccaggctgcatcaggggCACCTACTCCCACACctctggggacagggacagacacccccacccccacgccGGCTCCACGCTGCGATGCTGTGGgtgggaggagggctgggacGGTCCCTGGTGGGCTCGGTGGCCTCAGCCTGggctgccacccccccacccccgacccccaccccactgtcccaccgtgcctcagtttccccgcCTGCAGCCAAAGCCCAAAGGGAGGGCACAGGGCGCGTCCCCAGGACACGGGTCACCCTGGGATGACCACCCCGTCCCCAGCCAGCCACCCAGGACGGTCACCGTGTCCCCAGGTGGGACGGACGCCGTGTCCCAGCCGGGTAGCGTGGCCGTCCCGGCAGCCCAGTGCCGGCCGTGGGGCTGGCGCAGAGCCCGGCCCTCCatgggtgcccccaccccagggtgaCCCCGGCCACGTGGCTGGGCCAGGACAGAGCCGGGACCATCCCCGCGGTGCCCACGGCATGGTGCCCGGGAACGTCACGTGTGCATGCGTGTGCATGCGTGTGCATGCGTGTGAGCGTGCGTGTGAACTAGGGCGGGGGTGAACGCGGGTGAGCTCAGGTCGGGGCCTGCTCCGACGTGCTGGTGCCGGGATGCTCCGAGTGGGGCTGGCAGCGCCTGCGCTGCGCCAGGCCCTGGcacgcacacgcgtgtgcgcaTACGTGCACgcccatacacacacacccccccccacccccgaccCCCCAGGGTGGCTCCTGCCCCGCGGAGGTGACCTGGGGAGGCCCCGGGGTCCCCACTACCCACAGAGGGGGGgaaccccacaccccaccccaccgggATGGGGGCACTGGGACCACCAAGGGCAGCTGCCACACCCGCAGGTcgctgcctcagtttcccctgaGCCTTTGGGATGCACCACCCCACGCTCGGTGTCCCCAAATCCAGGCACCCACTTTGCAGTGGGGGGTGGAGGGCGTCTGTGGGAGAAGAACCCACAAGTCCAGGCACCcatcttgggggggggggagggggcatcCTTTAAGAGCACAGATGCCcatggttttgggggggggggggggggggcaggtgcagggaggggTATCTGCCCAGGTGAGGGAGGGGGTCATATACAATCCCCCCCCAGCTACAGGAGGAAGgggctgctcagagcagcccccCTGGGCCGTGGGTACCTGCAGCACTGAGGgagccccagctgctggggaaggggatggggggattCCCACaccagggggctgggggcggggggattTTCCTGACCCCAGCGGGGCTCAGCCCACGGGTGGGCAGTCACAATTCCCACAGCCAGGAAGCTGGAGTGAGCTGTGGTTTCTGcggtgggggttggggggggcctGAGTTTCCCACGGAGGTCGGGGGCGTGCGTGGGCCCCCAGCCCTGCGGCTGCAGCCGCTGGGTGTTTCCTCACTCACAGCCCCTTTTCCAGAGAAGCCGTGGGGAGGCCACACACAGGTGGGAAATACCCCAGCCCTGCACCGGGGGCCCCCCCCAGACATGCTGCAGGAGAAGGTGGGGAGCGGGGCCAGTGCCAAGGGGAGCCCTggggcccccccaccccaaaacccacccagaTCCCGCTCCACGTGGGAACGgctccagcagagcagaggcagacACCCGTGATTTCAGACATTttattgcaaataattttttttttcttaaatcgGTATAAGAATAAACTCTGGAATAGATTCAGATCAGGGTCTCCAAGTGGCTTGAGTGCAAAAACCGACACTGGCGTTGCAAGTGCATCACTGCAGACGATAATTTATCCCTTGGAAAAAGCAGttcatttgcaaagaaaaaaaaaaatccgtcCCCCTGCAGTCCTCGCCTCCATCGAGTCACAGgtgccaaaacaaaaccagaacagtctccatctcctccccGCGCTCCGCAGCGCCCGTCCCGGGGCTCCTCGGCACAGTCCCACGGTCCCCACGGCCAAGCGCAACTCCTCGGCACGGCTCCGGCGCGCTCCGGCCAGCGTCCCACCGGGCTGCCGGCACGGCACGGCCGCCGCTCGCCTCCTCCCCACGCCCACCGGTGTGGTCGGgctgctcctttctcctctccggttaaaaagaaaaataaaatcggtgggtgtttgggtttgtgttttttaactggccatttctcctccttttttcctgccgtttggtttggttttttttctcctcctcctcctcctccaggtaCAGAGCCGGGCGTCGACCGGGGCCGGCTCAGCGCTCCTGCAGGCACACGTACGGCACCCACTGGTTCTTGTCGCGGCTCTCGGCGCAGTAACTGGCCACCTCCGCCAACCCTTGGCTCTTCCAGGCGTCCGTGTGCGAGTTCTGGGGAGCAGAAGCACGAGGTTAGTGCCGCCGTCGCCCCGACACGTGGCCCTGAGCCACGGTCCCGCCCGCCCCGAGCCTCGGCGTGGGTCGCGTGGCCCTGCATCACCGTCCCAACGTACCGTGACTAAGAGGCAGTGGAGGTCGCGGGGCTCGGCGCCGGGCTCGGGCTCGCCCAGGATGGCGGCCAGGCGCTGCATGCCCGACACGCGCAGGATGTGGATGTCGTTGTCGCAGCAGAAGGCTTGGATGAGGGTGAAGTGGATCTGCAGGGCGATGTCGCCTTCGTCTTCCTCATCGGTGGCCAGCAGGCACAGCACCACGCTGTCGGGGTCCCTGTGGGAGCACGTGGCAttagcggggtgggggggggacaccccaaaCCAGCTCGGGATGGTGCAGCTCCTCACCCCGGGGGTTTCTGCACCCACCAGGTGCTGGCACCCCGTCTCACCCCCTGTCACCCCGTGTCACCAGGCCCCTGCACTGTGTGCAGGAAAGAGATgggggatggggacagaccCACCCAAGCACTGGGGCTGCTCCAGGCATCCCCCCCTGCACCGAGAACTCGGGTCCTGGACAAACCCCAACCATGCAAACTGTGCTGGTGCTGCCCGGACCCCCCCGGACAAACGCCCCCCCCGCCTTTGCATGGGCCCTGCGCCCTCctgaccccccacccctgcacccaccctgctCCGAACCGCGGTCCCCCCCCCGAGATACTCACACGTTCATGAGTTTGGCGGACTCGTAGACCCCCACCGTGAGCCGGTCCTGCCGCTGCGCCGCCACCAGCACCCGCTCCACCGCCTCGCTCACCGCCTGCATCCTGCGGGGGGGGAGGACACACGCGACAGCCGGTGAGCGACAGCGGCGACAACGACAGCCTCCCCCTTCCCGGGCTCCCCCCCGGCGCCGGGGCCGCCACACTTACTTGCTGCTATCGCAAGgcaccagctcctccagggTCATGGTGCAATTGTAATCCGAGGCGGGCGCCCAGGGGCCGCGGGCTCCGCGGGGAGAAGGCAAATCCCAAAACCGATAATCCCGAGAGTGGCGGCGACGCTGTCGCGGTGCTATCGCCGTGCTATCGCAATGCTATCGCGGCGCTATCGCGAAGGCCTCCAGCCGCTGCTGCAACACGATCGCTCTGAGCTGCCGCTGCGCCCGGCGCCCTCTTTTATAGCctcccgccgcggggcggggtgtcGCGGGCCGTCTCCCGCTCCGCTGATTGGATGGCCCGGCACAAAGCGATGGGCGGGCCCTGCGGGGATTGGACGCCCCCGGAGGGGGCCCACGTGGGGATGAGCCGGtgccgcgggcggggggggggggggaagcgcgCGGGGAAACCCCCGCCCCGAaactgcccctccccccccccggggctaTGCGGGGACCGGgagcagcagcgcagggggGGTGTCCATGGACTGGGGGCTGCACCAGGGGTCTGTCCCTGCACCGGGGGCCTGTCCATGGACTGGGGGCGGCACCGGGGGTCGGTCCGTGCACCGGGGGCTGCACCGGGGGGTCTGTCCGTGGATCAGGGGGTCGGTCCCTGCAGCGGGAGCTGCACCGGGGGGTCTGCCCGTGGATCGGGGGGTCGGTCCCTGCACCGGGGGTCTCTCCATGGACTGGGGGCGGCACCGGGGGTCGGTCCTTGCACCTGGGGATCGGTCCGTGCACCGGGGGCTGCACCGGGGGGTCTGTCCGTGGATCAGGGGGTCGGTCCCTGCAGCGGGAGCTGCACCGGGGGTCTGTCCCTGCACCGGGGGTCGGTCCCTGCACCGGGGGGTCGGTCCCTGCACTGGGGTCTCCACCAAGGGTCGGTCCTTGCGCCTGGGGATCGGTCCCTGCACCGGGGGTCTGTCCATGGACCGGGGGGTCGGTCCCTGCACCGGGGGTTGCACCGGGCGGGCGGTCCCTGCACTGGGGTCTCCACAGAGGGTCTGTCTATGGACCGGGGGGTCGGTCCCTCCACCGGGGGCTCCACCGGGGGTCTGTCCATGGACCGGGGGCGGCACCGCGGGTCGGTCCTTGCACTTGGGGATCGGTCCGTGTACCGGGAGCGGCACCAGGA
Proteins encoded in this region:
- the GADD45B gene encoding growth arrest and DNA damage-inducible protein GADD45 beta gives rise to the protein MTLEELVPCDSSKMQAVSEAVERVLVAAQRQDRLTVGVYESAKLMNVDPDSVVLCLLATDEEDEGDIALQIHFTLIQAFCCDNDIHILRVSGMQRLAAILGEPEPGAEPRDLHCLLVTNSHTDAWKSQGLAEVASYCAESRDKNQWVPYVCLQER